In one window of Micromonospora cathayae DNA:
- a CDS encoding acyl-CoA dehydrogenase family protein: protein MRATFTQEQLEIGKTVGALAAAEGVTARTVLSGRWQAPACDGPLLRDFGLLGVPEAAGGVGSGLIDLLVAVEALGARLVPSRFPAHAAAVQLLCGDGGRAAPLPDDLLDGRRVLTPAVDVPGAAGWADRVPTDPLARTLVPYAEQADGLVVLGPAGVWTAAPAQVTARRSFDPSVPLADVVLSTPDGVAPAGSGPQRATLVVAAELCGVAQGAIDLAAEQARTRRQFDRVIGSFQGVAFPLAEAVTARKAAWDLTLYAAWAVDNDRPDAEIQVHAAKAAAGRAAIFAAERCIQIHGGMGITMEADPHLFLRRAFVLDARCGRGSWHRRRTGELRVRARRS, encoded by the coding sequence ATGCGGGCAACCTTCACCCAGGAGCAACTGGAGATCGGCAAGACCGTCGGCGCCCTCGCGGCGGCCGAGGGCGTCACGGCCCGGACCGTCCTGTCCGGCCGGTGGCAGGCCCCGGCCTGCGACGGGCCGCTGCTGCGCGACTTCGGGCTGCTCGGCGTGCCCGAGGCGGCCGGGGGAGTGGGGTCGGGTCTGATCGACCTGCTGGTCGCCGTCGAGGCGCTCGGCGCGCGGCTGGTCCCGAGCCGCTTCCCGGCGCACGCCGCCGCCGTCCAGCTGCTCTGCGGCGACGGCGGGCGCGCCGCGCCGCTCCCCGACGACCTGCTCGACGGCCGGCGGGTGCTCACCCCGGCGGTCGACGTACCGGGGGCCGCCGGCTGGGCCGACCGGGTGCCGACCGACCCGCTGGCCCGGACGCTGGTGCCGTACGCGGAGCAGGCGGACGGCCTGGTCGTGCTCGGGCCGGCCGGGGTCTGGACCGCCGCGCCGGCGCAGGTCACCGCGCGTCGCTCGTTCGACCCGTCGGTCCCGCTGGCCGACGTCGTGCTGTCCACCCCGGACGGGGTCGCCCCGGCGGGTAGCGGGCCGCAGCGCGCCACCCTGGTGGTCGCCGCCGAGCTGTGCGGCGTCGCGCAGGGGGCGATCGACCTGGCCGCCGAGCAGGCCCGCACCCGCCGGCAGTTCGACCGGGTGATCGGCTCGTTCCAGGGGGTGGCGTTCCCGCTCGCCGAGGCCGTCACGGCCCGCAAGGCCGCCTGGGACCTGACCCTGTACGCCGCGTGGGCGGTCGACAACGACCGTCCGGACGCCGAGATCCAGGTGCACGCCGCCAAGGCGGCTGCCGGCCGGGCGGCCATCTTTGCCGCCGAGCGGTGCATCCAGATCCACGGCGGGATGGGTATCACCATGGAGGCGGACCCGCACCTGTTCCTGCGGCGGGCGTTCGTGCTGGACGCCCGGTGCGGGCGGGGCTCGTGGCACCGTCGCCGGACCGGCGAGCTGCGGGTGCGGGCACGCCGGTCCTAA
- a CDS encoding VOC family protein, whose amino-acid sequence MRIGHVIVPADDLDAQLAFYTALGLTVRFRDGDRYAALTDGTVTVGLADGSQQPVAGRTLLSVQVDDLDACVAGLVAAGATAGPPTTGPHERRVVVVDPGGNPLVVYERLP is encoded by the coding sequence ATGAGGATCGGACACGTCATCGTCCCGGCCGACGACCTGGACGCCCAGCTCGCCTTCTACACCGCCCTCGGGCTGACCGTGCGGTTCCGCGACGGGGACCGGTACGCCGCGCTCACCGACGGCACGGTCACCGTCGGCCTCGCCGACGGCAGCCAGCAGCCCGTCGCCGGCCGGACCCTGCTCAGCGTCCAGGTGGACGACCTGGACGCCTGCGTCGCCGGGCTGGTCGCGGCCGGGGCCACCGCCGGCCCGCCGACCACCGGGCCGCACGAGCGGCGCGTCGTGGTCGTCGACCCGGGCGGCAACCCCCTCGTCGTGTACGAGCGGCTGCCGTGA
- a CDS encoding class I adenylate-forming enzyme family protein → MTADNLARILQGRCADRPAVPGLYGEDGRSWTFDQIDLLAGGVAAALRAEGVGAGDRVACYLTNGPEIVFFLFGAWKVGAVPVTVSSLYNAAELAESVAKTNPRLLLVDGRRPDVVTEFLTSSSAAGSAAGPVAVRSVLGTVPGVPSLPWQREVRVPAVDVAPEAEACILFTGGTTGRPKAVSVTHGGTRESLMRLARVSTGTDAEGTAAPDAAPNLIALPLFHSGGQHSLLFAFFVGRAAVVWERFGVDRLADLMDRFAFDNLFLLPTMVFDIVHAERDLPFERVKSVLVAGQAISWPVRRAFEERYRVPILVNYGSTEAGHIAGWTGRDMKAGRWKPGSAGRVYPGVELEIRDDAGTALPTGAEGEVVVRSALTRGYVDDAEASRDLVRDGWVHTGDIGYVDADGVLFLVGRKRDMIKCGGFQVWPEEIEDELRAHPLVRDVRVLGRPDERLGEIPVALVVRETDDAVTDADLADRIVAYARDRLAHFKTPRRIEFVPALERSSTGKISRVAAPLPEAGKTSRVAAPGPEADGTSRVAALSSEGGERS, encoded by the coding sequence ATGACCGCCGACAACCTGGCCCGCATCCTCCAGGGCCGGTGCGCCGACCGCCCTGCCGTACCGGGCCTGTACGGCGAGGACGGCCGGTCGTGGACCTTCGACCAGATCGACCTGCTGGCCGGTGGGGTCGCCGCCGCGCTGCGTGCCGAGGGCGTCGGCGCCGGTGACCGGGTCGCCTGCTACCTGACCAACGGCCCCGAGATCGTGTTCTTCCTGTTCGGCGCGTGGAAGGTCGGGGCGGTGCCGGTCACCGTCAGCAGCCTCTACAACGCCGCCGAACTCGCCGAGTCGGTGGCGAAGACCAATCCCCGGCTGCTGCTGGTCGACGGCCGCCGCCCCGACGTGGTCACCGAGTTCCTCACCTCCTCCTCCGCCGCCGGGTCCGCCGCCGGTCCGGTCGCGGTCCGGTCCGTGCTGGGCACGGTCCCCGGGGTGCCGTCGCTGCCCTGGCAGCGCGAGGTCCGGGTGCCGGCGGTCGACGTCGCGCCGGAGGCCGAGGCGTGCATCCTGTTCACCGGCGGCACCACCGGACGACCGAAGGCGGTCAGCGTCACCCACGGCGGGACCCGCGAGTCGCTGATGCGGCTGGCCCGGGTCAGCACCGGCACCGACGCCGAGGGCACCGCCGCACCCGACGCCGCCCCGAACCTGATCGCCCTGCCGCTGTTCCACAGCGGCGGTCAGCACTCGCTGCTGTTCGCGTTCTTCGTCGGCCGGGCCGCGGTGGTGTGGGAACGCTTCGGGGTGGACCGGCTCGCCGACCTGATGGACCGGTTCGCCTTCGACAACCTGTTCCTGCTGCCGACGATGGTCTTCGACATCGTGCACGCCGAACGGGACCTCCCGTTCGAGCGGGTCAAGTCGGTGCTGGTGGCCGGGCAGGCGATCTCCTGGCCGGTACGCCGCGCCTTCGAAGAGCGGTACCGGGTCCCCATCCTGGTCAACTACGGCTCCACCGAGGCCGGCCACATCGCCGGCTGGACCGGCCGGGACATGAAGGCCGGCCGCTGGAAGCCAGGGTCGGCCGGTCGGGTCTACCCGGGCGTGGAACTGGAGATCCGGGACGACGCCGGCACCGCCCTGCCCACCGGCGCGGAGGGCGAGGTGGTGGTCCGCTCCGCGCTGACCCGGGGGTACGTCGACGACGCCGAGGCGTCCCGGGACCTGGTCCGCGACGGCTGGGTGCACACCGGCGACATCGGGTACGTCGACGCCGACGGCGTGCTGTTCCTGGTCGGCCGCAAACGCGACATGATCAAGTGCGGTGGTTTCCAGGTGTGGCCGGAGGAGATCGAGGACGAGCTGCGCGCCCACCCGCTGGTCCGGGACGTCCGGGTGCTCGGCCGACCCGACGAGCGGCTGGGCGAGATCCCGGTGGCGCTGGTCGTCCGGGAGACCGACGACGCGGTCACCGACGCCGACCTGGCCGACCGGATCGTCGCGTACGCCCGGGACCGGCTCGCGCACTTCAAGACACCCCGGCGGATCGAGTTCGTGCCCGCCCTGGAACGCAGCAGCACCGGCAAGATCAGCCGCGTGGCGGCACCCCTGCCGGAGGCGGGCAAGACCAGCCGCGTCGCGGCCCCCGGGCCGGAGGCCGACGGGACCAGCCGCGTGGCGGCGCTGTCATCGGAGGGAGGGGAGCGGTCATGA
- a CDS encoding LLM class flavin-dependent oxidoreductase: MKFGIMNLFPVADGASDHQVLRETLDEIQLADELGFDSIWLAEHHFSKYGILGSPLNFGMAVAERTTRITIGTAVLVLPLHHPLRLAEDIAALDVLSGGRATIGVGRGYQPAEFAGFGVPLAESKVRYQETLDILRLALSQENFSYHGQIFQYDNVTTYPRPFTPGGPPILQGTVSPDSFRERGARGESIITSPNFTPLGIMQKNFSLYRQSMRDNGFDITTYDLPFMQQVWCGDGDEGLRTAAQAALNYYKSVGKVIPGSEEAMEQERAYYAAVAKNIELLTLEQTLTHGGNFGSAQRVIETIEMLREQLGINHYIGWLRIPSLDRRAALKSMEEFATKVIPHFRAQDSAAGPAGDGTGDRVTVPPAEAVVG; the protein is encoded by the coding sequence GTGAAGTTCGGAATCATGAACCTGTTCCCGGTGGCCGACGGCGCATCGGACCACCAGGTGCTCCGCGAGACTCTCGACGAGATCCAACTGGCCGACGAACTCGGCTTCGACTCGATCTGGCTGGCCGAACACCACTTCTCGAAGTACGGCATCCTGGGTAGCCCGCTGAACTTCGGCATGGCCGTCGCCGAGCGCACCACCCGGATCACCATCGGCACCGCCGTCCTGGTGCTGCCGCTGCACCACCCGCTGCGGCTGGCCGAGGACATCGCCGCCCTCGACGTGCTCAGCGGCGGCCGGGCCACCATCGGTGTCGGGCGCGGCTACCAGCCCGCCGAGTTCGCCGGCTTCGGCGTACCGCTCGCCGAGTCCAAGGTCCGCTACCAGGAGACCCTGGACATCCTGCGGCTGGCGCTGTCCCAGGAGAACTTCTCCTACCACGGGCAGATCTTCCAGTACGACAACGTCACGACCTACCCCCGGCCGTTCACCCCCGGTGGCCCGCCGATCCTGCAGGGCACCGTCAGCCCGGACAGCTTCCGGGAACGCGGCGCGCGCGGCGAGTCGATCATCACCTCGCCGAACTTCACGCCGTTGGGCATCATGCAGAAGAACTTCAGCCTCTACCGGCAGAGCATGCGGGACAACGGGTTCGACATCACCACCTACGACCTGCCGTTCATGCAGCAGGTCTGGTGCGGCGACGGCGACGAGGGCCTCCGCACGGCAGCCCAGGCCGCGCTGAACTACTACAAGTCGGTCGGCAAGGTCATCCCCGGCTCGGAAGAGGCCATGGAACAGGAGCGGGCCTACTACGCGGCGGTGGCGAAGAACATCGAACTGCTCACCCTCGAACAGACCCTCACCCACGGCGGGAACTTCGGCTCCGCGCAACGGGTCATCGAGACCATCGAGATGCTGCGTGAACAGCTCGGCATCAACCACTACATCGGCTGGCTGCGGATCCCGTCACTGGACCGCCGGGCCGCGCTGAAGTCGATGGAGGAGTTCGCCACCAAGGTCATCCCGCACTTCCGCGCCCAGGACAGCGCCGCCGGTCCGGCCGGCGACGGCACCGGCGACCGGGTGACCGTGCCGCCCGCCGAGGCGGTCGTCGGGTGA
- a CDS encoding enoyl-CoA hydratase/isomerase family protein, with product MKKTEAELLADQWDVENMEVDPEALARYVRYDVDEDRAVATITFDRPDRLNAIPVAAFERVGDLVREAEADDRVKVIVFKGEGEHFGTGADAAELGHYIGYKTGTDKASRRRPAQRQRILPDRNVLSSGFTRPIIESLKATICQVQGYCYGGHFQIALSADIVIASPDARFTHPAFRYLGPAPQDMYHWIEKVGLTTMKDVMLTMRAIGAEEGERKGLVTKVVPREELQRWVDDYADAIAVMPLDSLMMGKSMMQIVMEARGKGLGAMTGWVGHGWATNVSFDEGDWNFLKERREKGIRQALEDRDRLVAPYFRLSDTRSREE from the coding sequence GTGAAGAAGACCGAAGCCGAGCTGCTGGCCGACCAGTGGGACGTCGAGAACATGGAGGTCGACCCCGAGGCCCTCGCCAGGTACGTCCGGTACGACGTCGACGAGGACCGGGCCGTCGCCACCATCACCTTCGACCGCCCGGACCGGCTCAACGCCATCCCGGTGGCCGCCTTCGAACGGGTCGGTGACCTGGTCCGGGAGGCCGAGGCCGACGACCGGGTCAAGGTCATCGTGTTCAAGGGGGAGGGCGAGCACTTCGGCACCGGCGCGGACGCCGCCGAACTCGGCCACTACATCGGCTACAAGACCGGTACGGACAAGGCGTCCCGGCGGCGGCCGGCGCAGCGGCAGCGCATCCTGCCCGACCGCAACGTGCTCAGCTCCGGCTTCACCCGCCCGATCATCGAGTCGCTGAAGGCGACCATCTGCCAGGTGCAGGGCTACTGCTACGGCGGCCACTTCCAGATCGCCCTGTCGGCGGACATCGTCATCGCCAGCCCGGACGCCCGGTTCACCCACCCGGCGTTCCGGTACCTCGGCCCCGCCCCGCAGGACATGTACCACTGGATCGAGAAGGTCGGCCTGACCACCATGAAGGACGTCATGCTGACCATGCGGGCGATCGGCGCGGAGGAGGGCGAGCGCAAGGGCCTGGTCACCAAGGTCGTCCCGCGCGAGGAACTCCAGCGTTGGGTGGACGACTACGCCGACGCGATCGCGGTCATGCCGCTGGACTCGCTGATGATGGGCAAGTCGATGATGCAGATCGTGATGGAGGCCCGGGGCAAGGGCCTGGGCGCGATGACCGGCTGGGTCGGGCACGGCTGGGCCACCAACGTCAGCTTCGACGAGGGCGACTGGAACTTCCTCAAGGAGCGCCGGGAGAAGGGCATCCGGCAGGCCCTGGAGGACCGGGACCGGCTGGTCGCGCCGTACTTCCGGCTCAGCGACACCCGCTCGCGGGAAGAGTAG
- a CDS encoding enoyl-CoA hydratase/isomerase family protein, whose product MTAVRVERDGATATVRLHRPDAGNALDLAVKSALLDALREVAADDAVRAVLLTGSGPAFCVGQDLRELDAALRTDPAGAADTVEAHYNPITVLLATMPKPVVAAVNGTCVGAGLGFALACDLQVWSATATLSTAFTRVGLTCDSGLSATLVRAVGPARAAALVLLAEPFTVEQAVGWGFAGEVVAPADVEPTARALADRLAAGPTRAYAASKRLLAESAWRPLVDTLRAEATEQAALAVSRDHPAGVAAFLARETPTFTGH is encoded by the coding sequence GTGACCGCCGTCCGGGTGGAGCGGGACGGGGCCACCGCGACCGTACGGCTGCACCGCCCCGACGCCGGCAACGCCCTCGACCTGGCGGTGAAGTCGGCGCTGCTGGACGCGCTGCGCGAGGTCGCCGCCGACGACGCGGTCCGGGCCGTGCTGCTCACCGGCAGCGGCCCGGCCTTCTGCGTCGGCCAGGACCTGCGGGAACTCGACGCGGCCCTGCGGACCGACCCGGCCGGCGCGGCGGACACCGTCGAGGCGCACTACAACCCGATCACGGTGCTGCTGGCGACGATGCCCAAACCGGTCGTCGCGGCGGTCAACGGCACCTGCGTCGGGGCCGGTCTCGGCTTCGCGCTCGCCTGCGACCTCCAGGTCTGGTCGGCCACGGCGACCCTGTCCACCGCGTTCACCCGGGTCGGCCTGACCTGTGACTCGGGTCTGTCGGCCACCCTGGTCCGGGCGGTCGGTCCGGCCCGCGCGGCGGCGCTGGTGCTGCTCGCCGAGCCGTTCACCGTCGAACAGGCGGTCGGCTGGGGCTTCGCCGGTGAGGTGGTCGCCCCGGCGGACGTCGAACCCACCGCCCGCGCGCTGGCCGACCGGCTCGCCGCCGGACCGACCCGGGCGTACGCGGCGTCGAAGCGGCTGCTGGCCGAGTCGGCCTGGCGTCCGCTGGTGGACACGCTGCGGGCCGAGGCCACCGAGCAGGCCGCGCTGGCCGTGAGCCGCGACCACCCGGCCGGGGTGGCGGCGTTCCTGGCCCGCGAGACCCCCACCTTCACCGGCCACTGA
- the npdG gene encoding NADPH-dependent F420 reductase, whose product MPISEALRGRTVAVLGGTGPQGRGLARRFAAAGLDVVLGSRDADRAARTAEALPGRVRGATNAEAAAAGDIVVVAVPWDGHAELLTELAPALAGKIVVDCVNPLGFDKQGAYALTVAEGSAAQQAAAILTGSTVVGAFHNVSAVLLEDPDLDTVDTDVLVLGDDRTATDLVQDLAAAIPGVRGIYGGRLRNAHQVEAFTANLISVNRRYKAHAGLRITDV is encoded by the coding sequence ATGCCCATCAGCGAGGCCCTGCGGGGCCGGACCGTCGCCGTACTCGGTGGAACCGGCCCGCAGGGCCGGGGACTGGCCCGGCGCTTCGCGGCGGCCGGACTCGACGTCGTGCTCGGCTCCCGGGACGCCGACCGGGCCGCCCGGACAGCCGAGGCCCTGCCCGGCCGGGTCCGCGGCGCGACCAACGCCGAGGCCGCCGCGGCCGGCGACATCGTGGTGGTCGCCGTCCCCTGGGACGGCCACGCCGAACTGCTCACCGAACTCGCCCCGGCGCTGGCCGGGAAGATCGTGGTGGACTGCGTGAACCCGCTGGGCTTCGACAAGCAGGGCGCGTACGCGCTCACCGTGGCCGAGGGCTCCGCCGCCCAGCAGGCCGCCGCCATCCTGACCGGCTCGACGGTGGTCGGCGCGTTCCACAACGTCTCCGCCGTCCTGCTGGAGGACCCGGACCTGGACACCGTCGACACCGACGTGCTGGTGCTCGGGGACGACCGTACGGCCACCGACCTGGTCCAGGACCTCGCCGCCGCCATCCCCGGGGTCCGGGGCATCTACGGCGGGCGGCTGCGCAACGCCCACCAGGTCGAGGCGTTCACCGCCAACCTCATCTCGGTCAACCGCCGCTACAAGGCCCACGCCGGCCTGCGGATCACCGACGTGTGA
- a CDS encoding LLM class flavin-dependent oxidoreductase produces MKFGIMASHQYPHGDDLGRHLNDLFGTVELAAELGYDSVWTINHFQSNLATPQPISMLASLIPRSGDMLLGTGILLLPMFHPVHVAEEFATLDHLSGGRVVLGVGAGYRDNEFAAFGIDPEARFRRFDESLRLIRALWSGEPVTHHGEFYPQTDATIGVRPLTPGGPPIWIGAGGKKAVRRAARLGDAWYAPGNSPSRRFLPEHLAVYNDALAEYGRDPASVQRPVGVELYCAPTTERAVDEALPHARREYSTYAEYPALRWQRDRFDELVRNTLLLGSPEFLIERISALRDLGFDHLIFRPGWLGMPTEQVRASLRLFATEVIPAFRTT; encoded by the coding sequence ATGAAGTTCGGCATCATGGCGTCCCACCAGTACCCGCACGGCGACGACCTCGGCCGGCACCTGAACGACCTGTTCGGCACCGTCGAACTCGCCGCCGAGCTGGGCTACGACTCGGTGTGGACGATCAACCACTTCCAGTCGAACCTGGCCACCCCGCAGCCGATCTCGATGCTGGCCAGCCTGATCCCGCGCTCCGGCGACATGCTGCTCGGCACCGGCATCCTGCTGCTGCCGATGTTCCACCCGGTGCACGTCGCCGAGGAGTTCGCCACCCTGGACCACCTCTCCGGCGGGCGGGTGGTGCTCGGGGTCGGCGCCGGCTACCGGGACAACGAGTTCGCCGCCTTCGGTATCGACCCGGAGGCCCGGTTCCGTCGCTTCGACGAGAGCCTGCGGCTGATCCGGGCGCTGTGGAGCGGCGAACCGGTCACCCACCACGGCGAGTTCTACCCGCAGACCGACGCCACCATCGGGGTCCGGCCGTTGACCCCGGGCGGCCCGCCGATCTGGATCGGCGCCGGCGGCAAGAAGGCGGTCCGTCGGGCGGCCCGGCTCGGCGACGCCTGGTACGCGCCGGGCAACTCGCCGAGCCGCCGGTTCCTGCCCGAGCACCTGGCCGTCTACAACGACGCGCTGGCCGAGTACGGCCGCGACCCGGCGTCGGTGCAGCGCCCCGTCGGGGTGGAGCTGTACTGCGCGCCGACCACCGAACGGGCCGTGGACGAGGCGCTGCCGCACGCCCGACGCGAGTACTCCACCTACGCCGAGTACCCGGCGCTGCGCTGGCAACGGGACCGGTTCGACGAACTGGTCCGCAACACCCTGCTGCTGGGCTCGCCGGAGTTCCTGATCGAACGGATCTCCGCCCTACGTGACCTCGGCTTCGACCACCTCATCTTCCGTCCCGGGTGGTTGGGCATGCCCACCGAGCAGGTCCGCGCCTCGCTCCGCCTGTTCGCCACCGAAGTGATCCCCGCCTTCCGCACCACCTGA
- a CDS encoding LLM class flavin-dependent oxidoreductase has protein sequence MRISCFLSAQFDPSASAVDGIDGVLAQAVAAEAAGFHAVYLGHHYLARSAFVQPVPLAGYLAHATSRVRIGFGVLLAPLLNPIALAEDLAALDVLSRGRLTVGIGAGYRKRETAAFGVAWDDRLRRLREYVPTLRALWNGETVDLAGTWGEVPNASLALRPVQPGGPPLWIGAFAEPAIRRAARLDAPWLIGPKGNDEELARLLGVYRAVLAEHGFDLDREYPMSREAYLGDSYPAAVAAVRPHLQRQYAGYKSWDDAQSLDLDRYLAEDCLVGSADEIVAKLRRWETELGITEVSLRHQFVGAGQDEAMEQLARFGAEVIPRVSAPATVGEVSR, from the coding sequence GTGAGGATCAGCTGCTTCCTGAGCGCCCAGTTCGACCCGTCGGCCTCCGCCGTCGACGGCATCGACGGTGTGCTGGCGCAGGCGGTCGCCGCCGAGGCGGCCGGCTTCCACGCCGTCTACCTCGGACACCACTACCTGGCCCGGTCGGCGTTCGTCCAACCGGTCCCGCTGGCCGGGTACCTCGCCCACGCCACCTCGCGGGTCCGCATCGGCTTCGGCGTCCTGCTCGCCCCGCTGCTGAACCCGATCGCCCTCGCCGAGGACCTCGCCGCCCTCGACGTGCTGTCGCGCGGCCGGCTGACCGTGGGCATCGGCGCCGGCTACCGCAAACGCGAGACCGCCGCCTTCGGGGTCGCCTGGGACGACCGGCTGCGCCGGCTGCGTGAGTACGTGCCGACGCTGCGGGCGCTGTGGAACGGCGAGACGGTCGACCTGGCCGGCACCTGGGGCGAGGTCCCGAACGCCTCGCTGGCGCTGCGCCCGGTGCAACCCGGCGGCCCGCCGCTGTGGATCGGCGCGTTCGCCGAACCCGCCATCCGCCGGGCCGCCCGGCTGGACGCCCCGTGGCTGATCGGCCCCAAGGGCAACGACGAGGAACTCGCCCGGCTGCTCGGTGTCTACCGCGCGGTGCTGGCCGAGCACGGCTTCGACCTGGACCGGGAGTACCCGATGAGCCGCGAGGCGTACCTGGGCGACAGCTACCCGGCGGCCGTCGCGGCCGTCCGCCCGCACCTGCAACGCCAGTACGCGGGCTACAAGTCGTGGGACGACGCCCAGTCCCTGGACCTGGACCGGTACCTGGCCGAGGACTGCCTGGTCGGCTCGGCGGACGAGATCGTCGCCAAGCTCCGCCGCTGGGAGACCGAACTCGGCATCACCGAGGTCTCGCTGCGGCACCAGTTCGTCGGCGCGGGACAGGACGAGGCCATGGAACAGCTCGCCCGCTTCGGCGCGGAGGTCATCCCCCGGGTCAGTGCCCCGGCGACCGTCGGCGAGGTGTCCCGATGA
- a CDS encoding LLM class flavin-dependent oxidoreductase, translating into MRFGILLDHQYPPGDDLRRRLDETVEYVQHVRDLGYDSVFGIHHYLSSLSTPQPLPLLSRLVDHSGTMQLGTGILILPLGHPVHWAEEIATIDQMSGGRFVLGIGSGYRDVEFASFGIDRRTRVSRMNEALAVMQRLWTGETVHHEGKHFALDGVRCSVLPVQRPHPPVWVGANGPTGIARIARQGLPWLAPSNVRRNWAVGNLADYREQRRAAGFDEQDAVFPIHRDLCVADSAEDAHAIAGDAVRRSYGEYVQYGMDFFESQWDAIKEKALFFGSPDDIAAKIQDFADAGYNHFVFRAQWLGLPIERSIEIVERFAREVMPRFRR; encoded by the coding sequence GTGCGGTTCGGCATCCTCCTCGACCACCAGTACCCGCCCGGCGACGACCTGCGGCGACGCCTCGACGAGACGGTCGAGTACGTGCAGCACGTCCGGGACCTGGGCTACGACTCGGTGTTCGGCATCCACCACTACCTGTCGTCGCTGAGCACCCCGCAGCCGCTGCCGCTGCTGAGCCGGCTGGTCGACCACTCCGGCACCATGCAACTGGGCACCGGCATCCTGATCCTGCCGCTCGGGCACCCGGTGCACTGGGCCGAGGAGATCGCCACCATCGACCAGATGTCCGGCGGCCGGTTCGTGCTCGGCATCGGCTCCGGCTACCGGGACGTCGAGTTCGCCTCGTTCGGCATCGACCGGCGGACCCGGGTGTCCCGGATGAACGAGGCGCTGGCGGTGATGCAGCGGCTCTGGACCGGCGAGACCGTGCACCACGAGGGGAAACACTTCGCCCTGGACGGGGTGCGGTGCAGCGTGCTGCCGGTGCAGCGTCCGCACCCGCCGGTCTGGGTCGGCGCGAACGGCCCGACCGGCATCGCCCGGATCGCCCGGCAGGGGCTGCCCTGGCTGGCCCCGTCGAACGTGCGCCGCAACTGGGCGGTCGGCAACCTGGCCGACTACCGCGAGCAGCGCCGGGCGGCCGGTTTCGACGAGCAGGACGCGGTCTTCCCGATCCACCGGGACCTGTGCGTCGCCGACTCGGCCGAGGACGCCCACGCCATCGCCGGGGACGCGGTCCGCCGCTCCTACGGCGAGTACGTGCAGTACGGCATGGACTTCTTCGAGTCGCAGTGGGACGCCATCAAGGAGAAGGCGCTGTTCTTCGGCTCACCCGACGACATCGCCGCGAAGATCCAGGACTTCGCCGACGCCGGCTACAACCACTTCGTCTTCCGGGCCCAGTGGCTGGGCCTGCCGATCGAACGGTCCATCGAGATCGTCGAGCGGTTCGCCCGCGAGGTCATGCCGAGGTTCCGCCGATGA